From Candidatus Methylomirabilota bacterium, one genomic window encodes:
- the glgB gene encoding 1,4-alpha-glucan branching protein GlgB, whose amino-acid sequence MPHTPLRPDAINSIVAGQHGDPFAVLGPHAARDGTLSVRVLRPGARSVAVVLPDGSSTALRSRNPVGFWEGEIRGSLPVAYRLRVVDEQGQAAEVEDPYRFGPTLTSYDLHLLGEGTHYRLFERLGAHPIRHEGVDGVRFAVWAPNARRVSVVGDWNGWDGRRQPMRLHPGHGIWEIFVPGVAVGARYKYEILGRDGALLALKTDPLAFGFEAEEPRTASAVTDLSGFAWGDAEWMDERKHRNALTRPMAIYEVHLGSWRRPDGRIPGYRELAERLADYASEMGFTHVELLPITEHPYYPSWGYQTLGYYAPTRRYGTPADFMAFVDILHRRGIGVIMDWVPAHFPKDAHGLSYFDGTHLYEHDDPHLRDHPDWGTRVFNFGRREVANFLIANAVFWLERYHIDGLRVDAVASMIYRDYSRKAGEWVPNEYGGRENLEALAFLKRMNEVVYGGEPGATTIAEESTAWPQVSRPVYLGGLGFGFKWNMGWMHDILEFMQHEPVHRKYHHNQLTFGLLYAWSENFVLPLSHDEVVYGKRSLARKMPGDDWQRFANLRLLYAFMWAYPGKKLLFMGGEFGQSDEWNHDRALDWGLLDMGPFHRGVQRMVKDLNRIYRSDPSLHEVDFEPAGFQWMDCSDWEQSVVTFCRFARNQTTLLLCACNFTPLTRQGYRVGVPRPGYYREILNTDAALYGGSDVGNSGGVPSEPTPWHGQPHSVVLTLPPLAAVWLVPA is encoded by the coding sequence GGTCAGCACGGCGACCCCTTCGCGGTGCTCGGCCCCCACGCCGCCCGCGACGGAACGCTCAGCGTGCGCGTCCTTCGGCCCGGCGCCCGCTCCGTCGCGGTGGTGCTCCCCGACGGCTCCTCGACCGCGCTGCGCTCGCGCAATCCGGTCGGGTTCTGGGAGGGAGAAATCCGCGGCAGCCTGCCGGTGGCGTATCGGCTGCGTGTCGTGGACGAGCAAGGACAGGCCGCCGAGGTCGAGGACCCCTACCGCTTCGGGCCGACGCTCACCTCGTACGACCTGCACCTGCTCGGCGAGGGCACCCACTACCGGCTCTTCGAGCGGCTCGGCGCCCATCCCATCCGCCACGAGGGCGTCGACGGTGTGCGGTTCGCGGTGTGGGCGCCCAACGCGCGGCGGGTGAGCGTGGTGGGCGACTGGAACGGCTGGGACGGACGGCGCCAGCCGATGCGCCTGCACCCGGGCCACGGCATCTGGGAGATCTTCGTGCCCGGGGTCGCGGTGGGCGCCCGCTACAAGTACGAGATCCTCGGCCGCGACGGCGCGCTCCTCGCCCTGAAGACGGATCCGCTCGCGTTTGGCTTCGAGGCCGAGGAGCCGCGCACCGCTTCCGCGGTGACCGACCTGAGCGGCTTCGCCTGGGGCGACGCGGAGTGGATGGACGAGCGCAAGCATCGCAACGCCCTGACGCGGCCCATGGCGATCTACGAGGTGCACCTCGGCTCGTGGCGGCGCCCGGATGGTCGCATCCCGGGCTACCGCGAGCTCGCCGAGCGGCTCGCCGACTACGCGAGCGAGATGGGCTTCACCCACGTGGAGCTGCTCCCGATCACCGAGCATCCGTACTACCCTTCGTGGGGCTATCAGACCCTCGGCTACTACGCGCCCACCCGCCGCTACGGCACCCCCGCCGACTTCATGGCCTTCGTGGACATCCTGCACCGCCGCGGCATCGGCGTGATCATGGACTGGGTGCCCGCCCACTTCCCGAAGGACGCGCACGGCCTCTCCTACTTCGACGGCACCCACCTCTACGAGCACGACGATCCGCACCTGCGCGATCACCCCGACTGGGGCACCCGCGTGTTCAACTTCGGCCGCCGCGAGGTGGCCAACTTCCTCATCGCCAACGCGGTGTTCTGGCTGGAGCGGTACCACATCGACGGGCTGCGGGTGGACGCGGTCGCCTCCATGATCTACCGCGACTACTCTCGGAAAGCCGGCGAGTGGGTGCCCAACGAGTACGGCGGACGGGAGAATCTGGAGGCGCTCGCGTTCCTGAAGCGGATGAACGAGGTCGTCTACGGCGGCGAGCCCGGCGCGACCACCATCGCCGAGGAGTCCACCGCGTGGCCGCAGGTCTCCCGGCCGGTGTACCTGGGCGGCCTCGGCTTCGGGTTCAAGTGGAACATGGGGTGGATGCACGACATCCTCGAGTTCATGCAGCACGAGCCGGTGCACCGGAAGTACCACCACAACCAGCTCACCTTCGGCCTGCTCTACGCCTGGAGCGAGAACTTCGTGCTCCCGCTGTCCCACGACGAGGTGGTCTACGGCAAGCGCTCCCTCGCCCGCAAGATGCCGGGCGACGACTGGCAGCGGTTCGCCAACCTGCGCCTGCTCTACGCGTTCATGTGGGCCTATCCGGGCAAGAAGCTGCTGTTCATGGGCGGCGAGTTCGGCCAGTCCGACGAATGGAATCACGACCGGGCGCTCGACTGGGGGCTGCTCGACATGGGACCCTTCCATCGCGGCGTCCAGCGCATGGTGAAGGACCTGAACCGCATCTACCGGAGCGATCCGTCGCTGCACGAGGTCGACTTCGAGCCGGCCGGCTTCCAGTGGATGGACTGCAGCGACTGGGAGCAGAGCGTGGTCACCTTCTGCCGCTTCGCCCGCAACCAGACGACCCTGCTCCTGTGCGCGTGCAACTTCACCCCGCTCACGCGGCAGGGCTACCGGGTCGGGGTCCCGCGGCCCGGTTACTACCGCGAGATCCTCAACACCGACGCGGCGCTGTACGGGGGCAGCGACGTGGGCAACTCGGGCGGGGTGCCGAGCGAGCCGACGCCGTGGCACGGCCAGCCGCACTCGGTGGTGCTGACCCTGCCGCCGCTGGCCGCGGTCTGGCTCGTTCCCGCGTGA